CAAGCAACTTTATCTGCTGGCTTAATGGTGGTTGTGCAATATTGAGCTTATATGCGGCTTTTGTAAACTGGCCTTCCTGCACTATAGCAAGAAAATATCGAATTTGCCTTATATCCATTGAAAGGGTCTCCTTTTAAATAAATTTATTATATTTAAATCGTATAATCTAATATAAATTAGATATTTTAAATATATCAATTTCTTTGTTATAGTATATTCGCTTGAGGTTGTCAAGGACCTTGCAAAATATTTATACACGGCGGGATATACCGTTCTGTGCAATAAGGAGATGCTAAAAATTGAGTTACATAGAGGTTGGAAGCAAAGAGTACAAAAAGGTTTCTGCAGGCATTTTGATTGGCAGTATAGTAAATTTTGCGTTGATGTATTCACCGCAGCCGCTAATTAGTCTATATTCCGAGCTATATCATGTCTCACCTGAGACTGCAAGCTTGTCAATCTCTCTAACAACTATCACGATGTCGGTATGTTTATTTTTTGTATCACTTTTTATAAGTTCTTGGAATAGAAAATTGATAATGAGCTGTTCTTTGGTTTTGACATCTCTTTGTGCAATTTTAACAGCTTTTCTGCCTAACTTTTACTTGTTTTTGGCTCTAAGACTTTTTGAAGGAATAGTTGTGGCGGGCTTTCCATCCATTGCAATGACATATTTACACGAAGAATTTTCACCAAGAGATATTGGTAAGGTCATAGGATACTATGTTTCAGGAACTGCAATAGGTGGTTTTTCTGGCAGGATTTTGACGGGCATATTTACTGATGTATTAAATTGGCACATAGCATTCTTAATACAAGGAATTATTTGTCTAATTGCCAGCATATGGTTTTGGCTTAACCTGCCTGAATCAAATAATTTTAATAAAACAAACATATCTATTCGACGTCTTAAATCTGTTTTGGTATTCACTCTATTTAACACAAAGCTTGCAAACCTATATTTAACTGGGTTTTTGTTGATGGGTGCATATATTACCGTTCTGAACTACATCGGATATCCCCTCACAAGAGCACCGTACGATCTGAGCCAAACAGCTTTTGGATTTTTGTTTGTAGTAAATCTTGTCGGGGTATTTAGCTCAGCATTTTTTGGAAGGCTGGCAGATCAATATTCAAGAAAAATTATAATGGGCGTTGCCCTCTCAATCTTCATTGTAGGCGCCTTGCTTACATTAGAGCCATTTTTACTTGTTAAGATAATGGGCGTTGCCCTTGTAGCCTTTGGTTTCTTTGCAGGACATGCTGTAGCAAGTGGTTGGGTTGGCTTTCTTGCATCAAGGAAGCAAAAGTGTCAGGCAGCTTCTTATTATTTGTTTTTCTACTATTTGGGAGCAAGCCTATTGGGTTGGGCTGGCGGCTTCTTCCTTAAACCTTTTGGCTGGAGTGGAATAGTTTACTATGTATGTATCTTG
This genomic interval from Thermodesulfobium sp. 4217-1 contains the following:
- a CDS encoding MFS transporter, giving the protein MSYIEVGSKEYKKVSAGILIGSIVNFALMYSPQPLISLYSELYHVSPETASLSISLTTITMSVCLFFVSLFISSWNRKLIMSCSLVLTSLCAILTAFLPNFYLFLALRLFEGIVVAGFPSIAMTYLHEEFSPRDIGKVIGYYVSGTAIGGFSGRILTGIFTDVLNWHIAFLIQGIICLIASIWFWLNLPESNNFNKTNISIRRLKSVLVFTLFNTKLANLYLTGFLLMGAYITVLNYIGYPLTRAPYDLSQTAFGFLFVVNLVGVFSSAFFGRLADQYSRKIIMGVALSIFIVGALLTLEPFLLVKIMGVALVAFGFFAGHAVASGWVGFLASRKQKCQAASYYLFFYYLGASLLGWAGGFFLKPFGWSGIVYYVCILLIIAFLASVKPFSHRLSTGLVRVFSRS